The Oncorhynchus masou masou isolate Uvic2021 chromosome 6, UVic_Omas_1.1, whole genome shotgun sequence genome has a window encoding:
- the LOC135542773 gene encoding carboxy-terminal domain RNA polymerase II polypeptide A small phosphatase 1-like: protein MDHQSSIITQINRDEEANREKGPPPSSSKKPRSRGLFHSLFCCLCHDQAEPPPVNNNAPLLVEENGTVSKVQVRPLLPQAKSKDAGKICVVIDLDETLVHSSFKPVNNADFIIPVEIDGTVHQVYVLKRPHVDEFLKRMGELFECILFTASLAKYADPVSDLLDKWGAFRGRLFRESCVFHRGNYVKDLSRLGRDLNKVIIIDNSPASYVFHPDNAVPVASWFDDMADTELLDLIPFFEGLSKVEDVYTVLRQQRDSS from the exons ATGGACCACCAGTCCTCAATAATCACGCAAATTAATCGAGATGAAGAGGCGAATAGAGAGAAGG GTCCCCCACCCTCGTCGTCTAAGAAGCCCAGGAGTCGAGGTCTGTTCCACAGCCTCTTCTGCTGCCTATGTCATGACCAGGCTGAGCCCCCGCCGGTCAACAACAACGCCCCGCTACTGGTGGAGGAGAACGGGACTGTCTCCAAG GTCCAAGTCAGACCGCTGCTTCCTCAGGCCAAGTCAAAAGACGCAGGGAAGATCTGTGTTGTCATAGACCTGGATGAAACTCTGGTCCACAGCTCATTCAAG CCGGTGAACAATGCTGATTTTATCATTCCCGTAGAAATCGATGGAACTGTTCATCAG GTATATGTGTTGAAGCGACCTCACGTGGATGAGTTCCTTAAGAGGATGGGAGAGCTGTTTGAATGTATTCTGTTCACAGCTAGCCTGGCTAAG TATGCTGACCCAGTGTCAGACCTGCTGGATAAGTGGGGTGCGTTCCGCGGCCGTCTGTTCCGTGAGTCGTGTGTGTTCCACCGGGGGAACTATGTAAAGGACCTGAGTCGTCTGGGCAGGGACCTGAACAAGGTCATCATCATAGACAACTCCCCAGCCTCCTACGTCTTCCACCCAGACAACGCT GTGCCTGTGGCGTCGTGGTTCGATGACATGGCCGACACCGAGCTCCTGGATCTAATCCCCTTCTTCGAAGGGCTCAGTAAAGTGGAGGATGTCTACACAGTGCTCAGGCAACAGAGGGACTCCAGCTAG